From Panthera uncia isolate 11264 chromosome E1, Puncia_PCG_1.0, whole genome shotgun sequence, one genomic window encodes:
- the HCRT gene encoding hypocretin neuropeptide precursor, translated as MNPPSTKVPWAAVTLLLLLLLPPALLSPGAAAQPLPDCCRQKTCSCRLYELLHGAGNHAAGILTLGKRRPGPPGLQGRLQRLLQASGNHAAGILTMGRRAGAEPAPRPCPGRRCPALAAPSAAPGGRSGV; from the coding sequence GTCCCCTGGGCCGCCGTgacgctgctgctgctgcttttgctACCGCCCGCGCTCCTGTCGCCGGGAGCGGCAGCGCAGCCCCTGCCCGACTGTTGCCGCCAGAAGACGTGCTCCTGCCGCCTCTACGAGCTGCTGCACGGCGCGGGCAACCACGCGGCCGGCATCCTCACGCTGGGCAAGCGGCGGCCGGGACCCCCTGGCCTCCAGGGCCGGCTGCAGCGCCTCCTGCAGGCCAGCGGCAACCACGCAGCCGGCATCCTGACCATGGGCCGCCGCGCAGGCGCAGAGCCAGCGCCGCGCCCCTGCCCCGGGCGTAGATGTCCCGCCCTGGCCGCTCCCTCTGCGGCGCCTGGGGGACGGTCTGGAGTCTGA
- the KCNH4 gene encoding potassium voltage-gated channel subfamily H member 4 has translation MPVMKGLLAPQNTFLDTIATRFDGTHSNFLLANAQGPRGFPIVYCSDGFCELTGYGRTEVMQKTCSCRFLYGPETSEPALQRLHKALEGHQEHRAEICFYRKDGSAFWCLLDMMPIKNEMGEVVLFLFSFKDITQSGGPGLGPSGGHGDSNHENSGGFGRRGASSRLRSARRQSRTVLHRLTGHFGRRGQGGMKTNNNVFEPKPSVPEYKVASVGGSRCLLLHYSVPKAVWDGLILLATFYVAVTVPYNVCFLGDDDTPITSRHTLVSDIAVEMLFILDIILNFRTTYVSQSGQVVSAPRSIGLHYLATWFFVDLIAALPFDLLYVFNITVTSLVHLLKTVRLLRLLRLLQKLERYSQCSAVVLTLLMSVFALLAHWMACIWYVIGRREMEANDPLLWDIGEPPTPGFPMPLMQLLRDFPDELRADIAMHLNREILQLPLFAAASRGCLRALSLHIKTSFCAPGEYLLRRGDALQAHYYVCSGSLEVLRDNMVLAILGKGDLIGADIPEPGQEPGSGAVPSCVLKTSADVKALTYCGLQQLSSRGLAEVLRLYPEYGAAFRAGLPRDLTFNLRQGSDTNGLSRFSRSPRLSQPRSESLGSSSDKTLPSITEAETGVESGGGSRPRRPLLLPNLSPARPRGSLVSLLGEELPPFSALVSSPSLSPFPSPALAGRGHSPSPHGPPRGSAAWKPPQLLIPPLGTFGPPDLSPRIVDGIEDSGSTAEAPTFRFSRRHEHARPCSQAPPSGTRPSQELATEAEEMKEKVCRLNQEISRLNQEVSQLSRELRHIMGLLQARLGPPVHPVVSARLPDPPGPQLRPPRISPCLSGPPPSLQDTTFAEVHCPASVGTAEMGAAPSNLRLSMLSPFPSEPEPLGPSPVPEAPSPTPSLMQHSFRSRSDTFH, from the exons ATGCCGGTCATGAAGGGGTTGCTGGCCCCGCAAAACACCTTTCTGGACACCATTGCCACCCGCTTCGACGGCACTC ACAGCAACTTCCTGCTGGCCAACGCACAGGGCCCACGGGGCTTTCCCATTGTGTACTGCTCTGACGGATTCTGTGAGCTCACAGGCTACGGCCGTACCGAGGTCATGCAGAAAACCTGCAGCTGCCGCTTCCTCTATGGTCCGGAGACCAGCGAGCCAGCACTGCAGAGGCTGCACAAGGCCCTGGAGGGCCATCAGGAGCACCGGGCTGAAATCTGCTTCTATCGAAAGGATG GCTCAGCCTTTTGGTGCCTCTTGGACATGATGCCCATCAAGAATGAGATGGGAGAGGTCgtgcttttcctcttttccttcaagGACATCACTCAGAGTGGAGGCCCAGGACTTGGCCCCTCAGGAGGCCATGGTGACAGTAATCATG AAAACTCGGGCGGTTTTGGTAGGAGGGGAGCCAGCTCAAGACTTCGATCTGCCAGGAGGCAGAGCCGTACTGTCCTACACCGGCTGACTGGCCATTTTGGCCGCCGGGGCCAGGGAGGCATGAAAACCAATAAT AACGTGTTTGAGCCAAAGCCATCAGTGCCCGAGTACAAGGTGGCCTCCGTGGGGGGGTCCCGCTGCCTCCTCCTCCACTACAGCGTCCCCAAGGCCGTGTGGGACGGCCTCATCCTCCTCGCCACCTTCTACGTTGCGGTCACCGTTCCCTACAATGTCTGCTTCTTGGGCGATGATGACACCCCCATCACTTCCCGACACACCCTTGTCAGCGACATCGCCGTGGAGATGCTCTTCATCCTGG ATATCATCCTGAACTTCCGCACCACCTATGTGTCCCAGTCCGGCCAGGTGGTCTCTGCTCCTCGTTCCATCGGTCTTCACTACCTGGCCACCTGGTTCTTTGTTGACCTTATTGCTGCTCTGCCTTTTGACCTGCTTTATGTCTTCAACATCACCGTG ACATCGCTGGTGCACCTTCTGAAGACGGTGCGGCTGCTGCGGCTGCTGCGGCTGCTGCAGAAGCTGGAGCGATACTCACAGTGCAGCGCCGTGGTCCTCACACTACTCATGTCCGTCTTCGCGCTCCTCGCCCACTGGATGGCCTGCATCTGGTACGTCATCGGGCGCCGGGAGATGGAGGCCAATGACCCGCTGCTTTGGGACATCGGTGAGCCACCGACCCCAGGCTTTC CTATGCCCCTTATGCAGTTACTGCGTGACTTCCCAGACGAGCTGAGAGCTGACATCGCTATGCACCTGAATCGGGAGATCCTGCAGCTGCCGCTGTTTGCAGCAGCGAGCAGAGGCTGCCTGCGGGCCCTCTCCCTGCACATCAAGACCTCGTTCTGCGCTCCAGGCGAGTACCTGTTGCGCCGTGGGGACGCCCTGCAGGCACACTACTACGTCTGCTCCGGCTCGCTTGAGGTGCTTCGAGACAACATGGTGCTGGCCATCCTGG GGAAGGGGGACCTGATTGGGGCAGATATCCCTGAGCCGGGGCAGGAGCCTGGGTCAGGGGCAGTCCCAAGCTGCGTGCTGAAGACCAGCGCTGACGTGAAAGCACTGACCTACTGTGGCCTGCAGCAGCTGAGCAGCAGAGGGCTGGCTGAGGTCCTGAGACTCTATCCTGAGTACGGGGCTGCCTTCCGGGCTGGCCTGCCCCGGGACCTCACCTTCAACCTGCGCCAGGGCTCTGACACCAAT GGCCTCAGCCGCTTTTCCAGATCTCCTCGCCTCTCCCAG ccccGCTCTGAAAGCCTTGGCTCCTCCTCAGACAAGACCCTACCATCCATCACAGAGGCCGAGACTGGGGTGGAGTCTGGGGGTGGTTCCAGGCCCCGCCGGCCCCTCCTGCTGCCCAACCTCAGCCCAGCGCGGCCCCGGGGCTCCCTGGTCAGCCTCTTGGGCGAGGAGCTGCCCCCATTCTCAGCCCttgtctcctccccttccctgtccccattcccttcccctgccctggcTGGCCGGGGCCACAGCCCCTCCCCTCATGGCCCCCCCAGGGGTTCTGCTGCCTGGAAGCCCCCCCAGCTTCTCATTCCCCCACTGGGAACCTTTGGACCTCCGGACCTCAGTCCCCG GATAGTGGATGGCATTGAGGACTCTGGCAGCACAGCGGAGGCCCCTACCTTTCGGTTCAGCAGGAGGCATGAGCACGCTAGGCCCTGCTCACAGGCCCCTCCTTCAG GGACCAGGCCCAGCCAGGAACTGGCCACTGAGGCCGAGGAGATGAAGGAAAAGGTCTGCAGGCTAAACCAGGAG ATCTCCCGCCTCAACCAGGAAGTGTCTCAGCTGAGCCGGGAGCTTCGACACATCATGGGCCTGCTACAGGCTAGGCTGGGTCCCCCAGTCCACCCAGTAGTCTCGGCTCGGCTCCCAGACCCTCCTGGTCCCCAGCTGAGGCCTCCACGCATCTCACCCTGTCTATCTGGACCACCGCCCAGCCTCCAGGATACTACTTTTGCTGAGGTCCACTGCCCAGCCAGTGTGGGGACAGCAGAGATGGGGGCCGCCCCCTCCAACCTGAGGCTCTCCATGctgtcccccttcccctcagAGCCTGAGCCTCTGGGaccttccccagtgccagaggcCCCATCCCCGACCCCAAGCCTCATGCAGCACAGCTTTCGGTCCAGGTCAGACACGTTCCACTGA